A single window of Syntrophotalea acetylenica DNA harbors:
- the xerD gene encoding site-specific tyrosine recombinase XerD: MDQYLDLFLNFLVVEKGLSNNTLDAYGRDLAGYLEFLSRSGVACPDHIGPSLVVAFLAVLKERGLSPRSRARKLVSLRMFHRFLLTEGLAATNPAALVEAPKSLNKLPQTLSPSEVERLLGAPGGATCYDLRDRAMLEILYATGLRVSELVGLTLQDLQLDAGYLTTMGKRSKQRVVPLGDTARDAVLDYLQHGRYEFCGEGGGGFLFLNRSGNGLTRQGFWKMMKRRALEAGILKNITPHTLRHSFATHLLDNGADLRAVQAMLGHADISTTQIYTHVSRERLKNIHQQHHPRG, encoded by the coding sequence ATGGATCAATACCTCGATCTTTTTCTGAACTTTCTGGTGGTTGAAAAGGGCCTTTCAAACAATACGCTGGATGCCTACGGCCGTGATCTCGCCGGATATCTGGAGTTTCTTTCCCGCAGCGGTGTCGCCTGTCCTGACCACATTGGGCCGTCGCTGGTCGTTGCCTTTCTTGCGGTGCTCAAGGAGCGCGGCCTCTCGCCTCGCAGCCGTGCCAGAAAACTGGTTTCGCTGCGCATGTTTCACCGCTTTTTGCTGACCGAAGGCCTGGCCGCGACCAATCCTGCGGCGTTGGTGGAGGCTCCCAAAAGCCTGAACAAGCTGCCGCAAACCCTGTCCCCTTCTGAAGTCGAGCGTCTGCTCGGCGCGCCTGGCGGCGCTACCTGCTACGACCTGCGGGATCGCGCCATGCTCGAAATTCTCTACGCGACGGGCCTGCGCGTTTCGGAACTGGTCGGACTCACGCTTCAGGATCTGCAGCTCGATGCCGGATATCTCACAACTATGGGCAAGCGCAGCAAGCAAAGGGTCGTGCCGCTGGGCGATACCGCCAGGGATGCCGTGCTCGATTATCTGCAACATGGCCGATATGAGTTCTGCGGGGAAGGGGGGGGTGGTTTTTTGTTCCTGAACCGTTCGGGCAACGGGTTGACACGACAGGGGTTCTGGAAGATGATGAAGCGTCGGGCCCTGGAAGCCGGGATCCTTAAAAACATCACGCCTCATACCCTGAGGCACTCTTTTGCCACCCATTTGCTGGACAATGGAGCCGATCTGCGGGCGGTTCAGGCGATGCTCGGTCATGCCGATATTTCAACCACCCAGATTTACACCCATGTGAGCCGGGAACGGCTCAAGAATATACACCAGCAGCATCACCCCCGAGGCTGA